A portion of the Esox lucius isolate fEsoLuc1 chromosome 20, fEsoLuc1.pri, whole genome shotgun sequence genome contains these proteins:
- the LOC117593514 gene encoding carcinoembryonic antigen-related cell adhesion molecule 20-like has translation MAFNFKTFYTVLVLTLTGTWSYKSNAGGHALPGISYTGRVTAGYETTFTCISANCVPQCTYTWVLKGRTLNGNTLTWTPDGLDRIVELQCTAVNSESGSSKSTVTILEVTNPVSVRPSPTLSLPILNQSFSLECTGSSPGLPVLWYQDGQTVAPDVRLGLLKHNTSLHFNSLLLSDGGFYQCEATMANLAQSKVISLGYLLSFDHWNVTISGPDTVFPGRKYTFTCETTCNIGVDCSIRWPLRGSILTSTYFSVSRNILKWIPSVTGTVQNITCVVENTAFGRSAEFTKTVKVTGSVVSGSDRVRLSGVVALILCVGLLFLLHS, from the exons ATGGCATTCAACTTCAAGACTTTTTACACTGTGTTGGTATTGACACTGACAGGTACATGGTCATACAAATCAAATGCAGGTGGACATGCTCTCCCAGGCATCTCCTACACCGGACGGGTAACAGCTGGATACGAGACGACCTTCACATGTATATCCGCCAACTGTGTCCCACAATGCACCTACACCTGGGTGCTGAAGGGGCGCACTTTGAATGGCAATACGTTGACCTGGACCCCAGACGGCCTGGACCGCATTGTGGAGCTCCAGTGTACTGCGGTCAACTCGGAGAGTGGCAGTTCTAAGAGCACAGTGACCATCTTGGAAGTGACAA ACCCAGTTTCCGTCAGGCCCAGCCCAACGTTGTCTCTCCCCATCCTCAACCAGTCCTTTAGCCTGGAATGTACCGGATCCTCCCCTGGCCTGCCAGTACTATGGTACCAAGACGGACAGACTGTTGCTCCAGACGTCAGGTTGGGCCTGCTTAAACACAACACCTCCCTGCACTTCAACTCCCTGCTGCTCTCCGATGGTGGCTTCTATCAGTGTGAAGCAACCATGGCAAACCTTGCTCAAAGCAAGGTCATAAGCTTGGGCTACTTGCTAAGCT TTGATCACTGGAATGTTACTATAAGTGGTCCTGACACTGTGTTCCCTGGgagaaaatacacatttaccTGCGAGACGACCTGCAACATTGGCGTGGACTGCTCCATCCGCTGGCCACTCAGGGGGAGCATACTCACTAGCACTTACTTCTCCGTTAGCAGAAACATTCTCAAATGGATCCCATCTGTGACTGGTACGGTCCAGAACATCACCTGCGTGGTCGAGAACACAGCATTTGGACGATCTGCGGAGTTCACTAAGACAGTGAAAGTCACAG GTTCCGTAGTATCAGGATCAGATAGGGTGAGGCTGAGTGGAGTTGTTGCACTGATCCTCTGTGTGGGTCTGCTGTTCCTTCTGCATTCCTGA